CAAACTACGGGGCTAAGtccaatttcaaaaaaatttttaaaatttactaaaatTTATCTCTCTGCAACGTAGTTGGTGTAAATGGAAGATCCACTGTAAACCCAAAAATAGGCCCCGACGGGGGTTTTTTTACatttgaagggagggaagggaaagagagaaatgaaaaagggagagagagctttgcgtgtgaataatatatattatatatatatatatatatatatttaaatatatatatatatatatttattatattacacacacacacacaagaaaaccacAAAATTTCAATCatctatatgtgttttggtgtgtgcgcaTACGTGCGGCGTCCCGCTACGTGTGGTGTGGCCGCGCGCGCCCCCCCTGTTtggtcgtgcgtgtgcgtgctacATGCGTGGTACTGCGcgcgcgcttttttttttttttttttgcatacataaaaatatatgttgttcgtttgggtgtgcatttgtgtgaaaatatatgtattgtatgtgtattgtatattctATGTATCGCACAcataaaaaagacagatagaacagattattaaaaaatcgtcCCATACGGCCGTGCAGTTGGGCAAAATTCCAGCTGTTCCGCACACCCCGGGAAGGCCCCCACTGAAGGGTACGCGAGGAACAGCGGGGGATACGGGGACAAAACAAGTAGTACGTTTTAGTGTCCCCAAAGTTGATAGCGAGGGATGCCATACCAAGACCTCACGagtgataaaaaaaacgtttccttcagtttttgcattttttcaacacacaccaaaaagtgttggtggggggtttgtaaatttattttaaaaaaaatgcttgacaaaaataatgaaacaatacagAACGTTTGACGAAGGTACAAAATCAAAATGTAAAAGGGGGCAAAAAGCTAGCTACCATTTAACAGTTGGTTAGTTATTTACTTGAAATTTAGGGTGGTTGCGGTATTTGTACATTGAGCTTAGGTTCTAGCTAATTATGGGGAGAGATTTGCTATGATCAGGTAAAAATTTGTTGGGAAAggtcagatttttttaaaaaggggttatttttaAGGTGAGAGTGATCTCTCATtactaaaaggggggagggttttacTCGCGGTGGGCCAGTCTGAAGTGCTTTTATGTTCGAGAATGTGGTGGCAGCCATCGGAGGATGACCCACTACCACCTGACAGCTGGGACagtgaaaaaaaggtaaaccacaTTGGAACATAAATCAGAGTTGCAATTTTTTTTGCTGAAACATgaccaaaaaattgtttttgggaaaaaaaaatgggaaactgaAAAGGATAgcattgctaaaaaaaatttgtttaacgGCTTCAGTTTTCAAAAAAAGAGCGCCCGTAATTAGTTTTatatctttgttcttttttaattGGGGTAATTGCAGTTTTGTGTGAAATTCTGACAAAaaattattcattactttatgAAAGGTGGGAGGGGTATTCATTCGAAGAAAAATTTTCTCTTAAATACATGGCTTCTGTGTAAAAACGGgcccaagaaaaacaaatattgcaGACTTAGGCTTTTCCAATTTGTAAATAAGGGGTTGTATTCAAAAGGAAAGCCCAAGACCAGGAAAATGGTTTTCCCTGAGGTTGACAGAAAACGCCCATTTTaaaaggtaagggaagggggtccaagtttatttttattttttttatttattttttttaattttcatttattttttttttattttttaacttcgcAGGTGATTTAAATGTTGGGTCTTGTGAATTTAGACATGAAAAAAAGGACGATATGAGGGGCCCCTGAAAGCAGAAAGTGtcgtcctatataataaaaaaaatttggtttaatttGGAAGGGCTTATTGACCAAGTTTTCGTCATAACAGAGGAAAATATTAGCATAACAAGGGGCCCAAATGGTTCCCCTTGTACGCCGCCAACTTGGGTGTAAAggcaaacattaaaaaataaatattgaaacgTGACAGTGTGTCTAAAACTTTCAAAGGTTGTTTGATTAAAACCAGCCAGTTTAGAGTAAAAAGGTagctttatcactatttttctgtGGTTTCTTTCAGAGGGACTTAGTGAAAAGTGTTTTTGTCAAAACTGGCCATTGTAAAAGATATATTGATTTGGGgagtaaaattttttacaaaaacaaaattttacagaTACCcataggagggaagaggggagattatctgtaaaaaaaatggaatgtccaacaaaaaaaatcatgtggCATGGTACACCCAGTCTATGGCCAAATAGGAACCAAAGTTTAAAGGAAGTAGGAGAAGGTTTTGCTTCCCCAATAATTAACAAccccatttagttttttttccggttttttaaaaaataagtaaaatgtcgaggtaattagtttttttaaattttaaatttctaccaaattggattttttatataGTCTCTCTTTTTAAGGATAATGACTGCCCCTTTTTTCTGggcttaaagggttttttttatatctttcaatGATTTCAAGAAGCAGGGAGGGACTATGCTTGGTTTCCGTGATATGTTTGAATTTCTTGAATTTTTTGTTAGCCACAAAAGAgagttattggtttttttttaaaaactaccgTTTTGGATGGGGGCAAAgtttttcaaaagaaagaaatatgtgtgGTTAAAGGTGTTAGATGGCTACAGCAATCCAGACCAAAAAaagtatatctttttttaaaaaaaaatattttttaatgggtACCCATCCCACCTATTTcataaagtaatgaataatttCCTTTCAGAAATTTTTTCACAACCCCAATTTACCACAGTTTTAAAAGAGAATCTGATTTATTTAatgtggttttccttttttcttttcgtagcgTTTAGGTAGGTACGTGGGTTTTATCTCCAATGGCTGCAAACCAATtctcaaaaataaaggaaagtccCATTAAGGGCTGGCCTACCATGATaaaccatccttctcagcaaccGAGGCCTCTCACCTTTACCCTTTAACACTACTGATTTCAAATCTTGACCTTTCACCTCAACGATTCGACGTGATCATAGCCCAATCTCTGCACGTAATTAGCATAAAACCCGAGCTCAATTGTACAACTACCGACCAAAATATATCCAAGTAAAAAAACCATCCCGTTGTTAAAAAAAGGGTAGTTCCCTAATTTGCCTCTTTTCCACATCTTTTGTACCTTTGTcaaaatttttctgtttatatgtttttgttttttctttgtcaagcacttttttacataaattttgtatcacttttagcactgatgatgggGATTGTTTTCGAAACGTCGCAACAAAGAAGTTTTACTCAACAGTATTGGTTTCCTATTCCTGATGACCAAACCTATAAAACCCCCAcataagaaggaaaatgggagtaCGAACTTTTTTCACTCTAAGAAATTGGAAAAAGGTTACATTTATATCACTCTTTAtgtgaaaagataataaaaataacacaaaaatttttccttgtatTATACTATAAACtgtgaagggaaaaatttttcccattaacATTCTAAATGGTCCCCACAAAAAGCACCGAATTCCTTCCTTTTAAAGCCGGGGAGACGGAAGACGCCGAGGGAAACTGGGGGAACGAATGCCCGACGGCCGTCTCCCCGGAAGAACACGGGATGCCCACCCTTTCAGCGTCAGTATTTTGGGGGCCCCAGAACGCCCCCTGTGCGGCAAAAACAACCTGAAAAAAAGCTGGATACGATTTTACTAAGGACGCACATCTATTTCTATatgattttccctttatttaaaccATGGCTTTCTATTCTTTTACCCCCGCCATTTTTATAACACAGGTAAGGGAACTCCATACGTTGCCAAGCCCCCTGGCATAGCCCATCATTTAAAGAGGTAAAACACATTTGTGTGACCTGTCCTCGCCCTTCCTTTCCCCCGTCTACTCGGGGGGGCTGTCGCCCCCTCGAAGCCTCTGGACCCTGTGTCGGAAAGTGAACTTTGCACTCCTTTTAATTTCCAGAAAACGAAGACGATGTTTTCTCTTGGGGCTTGAATTTTTCTTCGGGTGGAGGGCCCCTTTGAAAGACATGTATATTTTAGCATATTTTGCTTTGGTGCATGTTTAATCAGATGGAGGGTTTGTTTATTGTTATGAAATGTATTCAAAAAGAggtaaaaattctatatattttgggctatatttctttgtgtttatatatacattatattttttaaaatttcatattttgtacttatgtatatttacatatatacaaaattgtacACACATTGTCTGAtatgtataattgcatatatgaggatgtataacaaatattataatgaatatgcaaaaatatgatgtgtttcaaaaaaatataaatgatgtatatatatatatatatatattatatatatatatatataatatatatatatatatacctcgataacacacacttgtatacataggtatattatatgtggtgtgtaaatttatatatattattatattatatatatatatatattataatataatattatatgcataaaataaaaattgcacactcgtatatattgtatgtattatgtatataactatgtgtttatgtgtctgtgtgtatgtgtgcgtatgtatttaatATGATGATTTGAtgtcaaaaacaacacaccccacatacaaaaaaacaactgcTTAGCTTGGAAACCGtgaattaaaaaatttgtttttgtggttgtaatttaaaaagatagggaaatataattgagatttaaaaaaaaaccgaaaactgTAACGTTGTGTTTTCCATTTATACGTTTgtagtcttctttttttctaaaacgataaaaccttttaaatatcacagtaaaaatttaaaaaaaaagaacaccccTTAGGGCACCCCAAAACTCTATTAATctgaaattttaaacttttttattgtttcttgggGTTGGGGCAATGGGGCTAAAATTTTGCCGAGGAAAAGTTTTGGGGCTGCGAACATGAAAAAGAGTTGTTAGggtcattttaaaacattttcgctCAAGCCCTCAAGGAAGAGCAAAAGACTTTTTACATCGTTAAAAATCACCTCTTATTGCTTCTGATTTCCTTTCCGATTTTACACCGTAAAAATTGGATGGacttagaaatgaaaaaaaacgaaaattcccCAGATCCCTTCTGCAAATTGAAATTAAAGCTTTCCATGCTCAcacgataaactttttttttttttttttttaaagggatttttatgttttttccccggggacgctgatacttaattgtagttttatgtttgaTGCTTTGGAGGATAGTGGTAGggtcctagttcctttccacggagagtgcccggggttcttttttggtaaacattctctctattttatccatacTTGGTACTAgcaaggtaggcaatcgggtaagtttccttttcccaagggaaaaaacgcgccggccggtaccgaaccctcgactcagattgccgcgtgacagtctttatccgacgctctaaacccctCGGCACCGCGTCCTTAACGTTTGCTGTGACTATAAAAAGGCACTCCCACAGTTAAAACCCTTTTCTAATTCTGTCGTctgctttttataaattttttaatgggcTTTCCACAGGGACAAACAAAAGTTGGATAATTTATCAACTTAACCCCTCCTTTCCAAAAAAACCGTTGCTTTTTTAAAAGtaactaattttttttacaagtaaataatcaaatttatgtaaatatgcagttaacaaaaaacacaataaaaagaaggttcttagttttttttttcatttttggagaaaaaaaatttaattttgtatatactaCACAGGGCCAATTTGTACATTTTTATTTGCCaattcaaaatgaaaaatttcgtgattttttttttaaatataaataaactggATACCACAAATGTCTGCTGCGGGTCATGGGGGAAAGTGAACGGAATTATGCTGGCCGACTTTTTTTAGTCTGTCCCCCGGGTAACGATGGAAAGGACGACTGTTTACGGGGTAAAGAAAAGCCCAAAGTCGCTGATTAATTCCTGAAGTGAAATATTATGCAAGGCTTTTGGGTTTTACGAGTTTTTTGCGTGAGGGCTTATTAAGTAGGTTacgatacataaataaacaaatacatctgCATATACAAAATCGTTtcgatatatgatttatatatttaaaaacacatctcaatatatagttatataataagtacaaaatctatacatgcacacgcacacgtacacggtggacaaacaataatataaataaattaatatatatatatatatatatatatataatatatatatatatatatatatatgtattttaataagtatacaatttcacacacacacttatatgtgtgtgtgtttgaaaacacacacacaccacattaaaatgtgtgtgtatacatttaaaaacacgcccacacacaccacacacaccaccacaaccaccaacccacacacacacaccccacacacaacactatatattatatataatatatatataatatatataattcacttaATTTTGGTGTTTGAATTTATACTATATGTTGGTACTTTGTGTAAACTTTGAGATATTGGAAAAAGCCAAAGCATGTTGAGGTATATACGGGTAATAAGATATTTCTACCCTGTGGGGGTTTGTCTCGGAAAACTCAGCATACACCGCAAGGCCCCAACAGGTGAAGAGTGAACTATGGAGGGGTGCAGACTcgagggcgaggttcagggcccgagggaggaagtgaagacgGAAAAGGGGGCGCACGAGTAGTAATTTTGAAGCAGAGAAGGCGACGAGGTTTGGAACAGATCCAAGTGTCAGTTtacgggggtctgcctggggtccggggcgggaaaaacccccgggcctcgcagcatcgtgttggAGCCAGGGGTCGCTGCAAAAGGCGGGGGACCCatcgaaccgctcccttgggataGGTGGCGGaaaacccggtcaacccgcctcgttccctccctccccccctttccccccccccgggcggttgttacggcacgcgttctccaccccgcagcccctcggcctccgacATTCTGTGAACGAAGCCCTGGTACGACGGGAGGTGTCCTGGAGGCAAATTGCCAATTTGAAATGTGGCATCTGCAAGGCTGGACCCGGGAAGAGAAGgctctgcagctggtaacagcgctaaggggccccgcggtggaaagggttttgggggcatTGCCGCATCCCAAacgcctcttacaccagcgtggcgggggCTTTGAAACGCCTTTTTCGGGCCCACCACCGGCCGGGGGTATatgggcccgcttgaagaagggggatcgtgagcgtggcgagacctgTCCCGTGGCGCAGGATGGGGGCGCTGGAAGGGGTTGTCCCCGCGGCTCGGAAAGATGATCAGGTCCTGGCCCGCGTTTTTCTTTGTTGACTTTTTTGCTGGACCAGCACTGAAAATCTATgtaaagcaggcacaccctgaggacctgcagggggtGCTAGCGGGGGCCCTTGGATTCGAGGCCTTTCCCTGAAGGAAAACCAGGGCCCTggaccagctgctcagccccaccaTGACCTCGGGGGCCCGGAAAGGCTAAAGTgggaaggtagcattgaggaaggtgagcccgagcattttcccaaagggttgtgttggggctgcgagaGGGGGGCCAGACGTAGTCGGTGGGGGGGGAGCAGAGAACCACGTCCTCTCACCGGACGGTTCTGATCCCTTccacagtgctgcaaggactgtggcaggtatggtacCATTGAGTGCATGCCTAAGGCAAGGAATGGTACAGGGGGGGAAAACTCGGGACaggcgggaaaaagggggccgcCCCAGCCCCtgggtttcccccgggccccgACGGGGAATGCCGTCAAACCCCGACGTGCAGGTggaggctcagtagatgggaaccATGCCGCCTAAACGTGGAACTGGGGCTGAAAGACCCTAGTGGGGCCCTGAATTTTGGCCCACTATGCATTTCCCAATGCACCACAGACTGTGGGGTGTccgggggcattgtgtgcagtaaAGGGGGCCAGGGGGGGCTTATTGGCGTGGGCACATGGTGCAGTGGTGCCtgatgtggccgatctggacgagcctgtttgtgggccttgactacctgagcaGAGTAAGGGGGTGTGTCGCCTTTGGGAGGGAAAGCGGGTGAGGGTGCACGGGAAGATGTCCCCCCTGCTTCCAGGGTTGGTGTGCAGAGAAGTTAGGGCTGAGCgactgccccttcccccccaggaCAGAGTTTGAATGGGGTGTGctatcaagagtgatgctgggagtagagggcctcgtggacctATCCAAAACCTCGCTGGCTAATTGCGTAGCGGGGGGCGAGCCTTttggccagggggggggttttagttcagtgttggtagctaacttctccaataaggacccgaaggtgccagctggtgcaaagctgggcacttgtgagggaaatggagcgtccagaagagtctcGGGGAGCGatagtttgggtttggggtgggggcccttgcctgacttcccgaggacttggcgcaccggctgggGCCCGGAAACACCTGGGGGCCCTGGTAAAAAGAGAACGTTAGCCCCATAGCGGCAGAGGACTGGCAGACGTGACCGAGATGAGGGCGAGCATTTGGATGGGGAGGGCGATGCAACCCGTCAGTGGGACCCTGACCAGTCTTGGGGGAagaatacccctctgggtgccactgccaatcaccccacccaaaccccctccagagcgaccccgcgGAGTGAAGAAAAACTGCGCTGGatgtaaaatttttgtgtttcgaGAACGATTTTTAATTCggttactttttttgaaaaaaattttttttcttcctgaggataatttttttgtaaattttctgtttttgttttagtttagggatgtcagagcagacggggcgtctgcttgaaggggggatagtgctatgccagtgggtctttgtctctgtgtgaaacatgtgttaacatgaaaaggatgactgggcatgtgttaaatgaagggacctggcaaacatgcgCCTGGGTGTGagcggggggggcggaggggaaaaaGCCGGAGACGGGTTGggtctgctcctgtgaagcctcGGTTTTGCCTTGTgatgataaactttgtgtttcccccttttaaactttacgtgcagtgtgacatgctggttttccccttgtatgggtaaataactttgtaaaaaaaggaaagactgtcattttttgtttttttcgtgcccgccTCCCACTTGGCTTTTTCCCCTGTGGGGTTCtgggggcgctgtggtgctcggggccccttggagctgttcatgttccgACCCCGTTGATGCACGCCGTCGCCTAGCTCCTTGCTTGGGCAGAGAGACGAGccaccggcgtaacaatatgatgGAGTGCTCTTCCTTAGTAATCAaattctttacatattttttttcatggaaaaagataaaaaagataagaaaaacaatcctCAAAAAACTTTAAAGGCAGTTAAAGAAAAGGGTGCCTTACATTATcacaaaaaggttttaaaggggcGAGATGAAAATACGAATCTTAAAACCGTGTGTACAGCAATGTTTGGCGTCCTTTTAAAGGATTAAAACTAAGttaacaaattttataatttttatatatattattatatattatattaatatatattttttattattattaattgggccccatacacacacacgcgcgcgcgcgcatgcacatcatgttgttatgtatataaatattttataaaataaaatatattaattatatatatataatttttaatatttttttatatatatataatttttaaaacttacagCGTAGTGCATGCGCGCGTGGTGGTATGgtgtcaatatattatatataatatatatatatatatatatattattataatatatatatataatatatatattttatattttttaatattatatatattttttaatatataatattgtggggtgtgtgtgttgtaaacccAATaatttgcgcgcgtgtgtgtgatggtgaatataaaaataattttatatataatataataaaatatataattttttatatatattatatatgtatatataatgtatatattatatatatgtgtgtgtgtgtgtggggtgtgtgtgtgtgtgtgtgtgtgtgggtgtgttggtgttgtgtgtgtgtaacacaaatATATAGCTATACTGTATAACTTAGATTTAAAATCCATAAAGAAAATCTGTCGAACGAGCCATAACATTTCATGTACACGACGGTTTTGAGCAACATTGTATGTTTATGCGCGCGCGTGacggtggtgtatatatacaatttataattacaatgtatgtgcatgcgcgcgcgtgtactgtttttcgtgtgtgtgtgtgttgtgtttggtatgttgtccaaatacatatatatatatatatatatatatatatatatatatatatatatatatatatatatgtgtgtgtgtgtgtgtgtgtggtgtgtgtgtgtgatgttttgtgtgtgttgtgtgtatacagaaagagaaagtaacAGTGCATGTAAGTTGTCTACCTACGTcatgaagaaatatatttttagaaatataccCCAGCGTAATCTCTGTGAATTTACGATTAGACCTTAATTagttcattaattctttaaacgtaaaaaaatatgtttcagcGGTCAATTAGGAGTTTAGAATTAGAATTTAAGCTGATTCGCATTTGATAAAAACAGGTCATGAAGAAAATTTGTTATCttctgtataatataattatacatatatatatatatatatatataatatatatatatatatatctatatatatataatatatataatatatattatatatatatttatatatatattatatatatatatttgtgtgtgttgtctgttgtgaagatagatagatgaatagatataggttgtatacatatgcatgtatgtatatacacatatatacaatataagtgtatgttttgtgtgtgtcttatattcaATGCGGTATTAggttgtgatcgagctggctatgagaggtCTGTCGGTCCtcttggctcgggagctgatgccGATAGCGATAATAACTCCTTTTCGGGACTTGCAAGGTCCCCGTGTCTGAGGATATCTGGCTCTTGCTACTAACGCTCTGGGATACTTAAAACAGTTACAATTTTGTATCTCACATCGGAGCCGTTACAGTACCGTAAGGCCTCCGAAGGCCATACTCGAAACAAAATTAGCAGCCATGTTATGACGTCACGCATTGTAAAGTACCTTGTGAGTTACAACTGCTCTGGGCCTCTCGTACGGGTTTGAAACCGGATATAGTACAATTTATTTCCCGATCACTTAGAGGACAAAACCCTTTGTTTGAATGTAAATTAAGTTGACGGACGCCAAACGACGTTTTGGTGGCTGCTTATCTTCATGCACTGCAACGTCAAAGTCACTATTATCGGGAAcctttagtatttattgcaatatCAGATTTCTTGGATTTGTTTTACTAAAACCTTCTGTGATGCCAAATATACAACTAAACAATGTTTTCTAGGATTATCAATCCGATGatctgtataatgatatataaaaagaatattttttgtttgaagACGATTGCTAGTTcgtattatcatttctctttgtgTATAGAGTTTGTACTATGGAAAGTAGGATTATCCAGGAAAATAAatcattgttcatttattttactaGACTTGGTTGAATCTTTGGAAGTATCACTCGGGGAGCCTTCCATGGTGTTGGTGACCGTTGGAGGCGTGGCAATAAGACAGCCATGGCTTTCCATGGCTGACTGCTGATTGGTCCATTGACTAACGATCTGCCTTTTCTTGGTAGTCAATGGAATTAACTTACAATGTAA
The sequence above is a segment of the Penaeus monodon isolate SGIC_2016 unplaced genomic scaffold, NSTDA_Pmon_1 PmonScaffold_1659, whole genome shotgun sequence genome. Coding sequences within it:
- the LOC119569564 gene encoding basic salivary proline-rich protein 2-like translates to MNSSKGPRAPQRPQNPTGEKAKAPRCFRAPAGSSRSATSGTTAPCAHANKPPLAPFTAHNAPGHPTAAWFPSTEPPPARRGLTAFPVGARGKPRGWGGPLFPACPEFSPPVPFLALGMHSMVPYLPQSLQHCGRDQNRPVLRVCLLYIDFQCWSSKKVNKEKRGPGPDHLSEPRGQPLPAPPSCATGQVSPRSRSPFFKRAHIPPAGGGPEKGVSKPPPRWCKRRLGCGHLPSYQGFVHRMSEAEGLRGALHPKKNSSPKRKHRLRFLEIKRSAKFTFRHRVQRLRGGDSPPE